The window CAATTCACTCAAACGCAACCCACACCCGTACAAAAGTTTAATAATACACCTGTGCTTTTGATTAGTCGTTAGTTCAATCATTCTCTTTACTTCTTTTTGACTTATGTATTTAGGTAATGCATGTGTTTGGCGTGAGGGGTACAAATGTTTCAGGTTCAATTTAACGCCAACAACCAAATGGTAGAATTTTTCTATAGATGCTACTATCAACCTTTGATATGAATGGCTTATAGTATGCTTATTTATTTTCCAAAACACATATTTTTCTATTTCAGCCACACCAAGTTCGTCGGGATTGCTAAATTTTTTTTCTGCAATTTGCAGAAAGTTTTTTACTGCACTTTTGTAGTTAAGAATAGAATTTTCACTATATCTTTGAAGCACCAACTTTCTTTCATAATCGTCTAATAAGGTTTCAATTTGCATATTGTTCTGTTTTTTGCAAATATAATAAAACATTCGTAAATACAAATATTTAATTTCGTTTAATTTGATTTATTTAGTTGGTTTATTGAAGTATAAAAGAATAATTTGGTTTAAAATATAAAATGATATACGAATGTTATAAGTTTAATATATACGAATATTGTACATTTGTTACGTATATAGGACGTTATACGCAATTC of the Lentimicrobiaceae bacterium genome contains:
- a CDS encoding tyrosine-type recombinase/integrase — protein: MQIETLLDDYERKLVLQRYSENSILNYKSAVKNFLQIAEKKFSNPDELGVAEIEKYVFWKINKHTISHSYQRLIVASIEKFYHLVVGVKLNLKHLYPSRQTHALPKYISQKEVKRMIELTTNQKHRCIIKLLYGCGLRLSELLNLKITDIDSGNMVVHIRNSKGNKDRVVMLSDQLLQDLREYFLVYKPKEYLIEGQGGGLYSEKSVQNVVKSAAVRAGIKKQVTPHVLRHSFATHLLENGTDIRYIQQLLGHLSIKTTEIYTHITDISKSKIKSPLDFL